The Pochonia chlamydosporia 170 chromosome Unknown PCv3seq00012, whole genome shotgun sequence genome has a segment encoding these proteins:
- a CDS encoding UMTA methyltransferase family protein (similar to Metarhizium robertsii ARSEF 23 XP_007819007.1), with translation MGVQKKAKLPVPKILRIPEVLDLILQTVSTQSCPDSHLKTTPSSLDVISTRPHNYFAMSEGSSTALYSPNREDPDMSQDNDLSASDEDSAYGGELPDTTVLAPEEVFEFETIYNREYHVYFQNGKYPYPSDDREKERQTDFHRHIKAYLAGEGPYGDHGLFSAPFNTRNGANILDIATGTGKWAIDMGDKFPEATITGIDLSPIQLEYVPLNVNFVIDDVELSWDDPARYDYVHCRHVGGCMQNFSLLIKRIYEHLKSEGWVEFHELSMEFMSTDNNKAGVGEELSELIRILNDACSKMGRILYPMQDLESRLSEAGFKQIQRRDFWLPVGDWPDNERDRNIGLAVKDYLWEGLEAITAVPLRGHLQLSKEETELLCAGARKDLIDKLLVRYECVIAQKGT, from the coding sequence ATGGGGGTGCAAAAGAAAGCGAAACTGCCCGTTCCAAAGATTCTCCGCATACCGGAGGTGCTGGATTTGATATTACAGACTGTCAGTACCCAAAGCTGTCCTGATAGCCACCTGAAAACAACGCCTAGCTCTCTCGATGTCATCTCCACACGTCCGCACAACTATTTTGCCATGTCGGAAGGCAGTTCCACCGCGTTGTACTCGCCCAACCGCGAAGACCCCGATATGTCTCAAGACAACGATCTCTCCGCTAGTGACGAGGACTCGGCGTACGGAGGAGAACTGCCTGATACAACGGTTCTGGCTCCCGAAGAAGTGTTCGAATTTGAAACGATATACAACCGGGAATATCATGTGTACTTCCAAAATGGGAAGTACCCCTATCCCAGTGACGACCGGGAGAAAGAACGGCAAACCGACTTCCACCGCCACATCAAAGCCTACCTTGCGGGTGAAGGCCCTTATGGTGACCACGGCCTCTTTTCCGCACCTTTTAACACTAGGAATGGTGCAAATATCCTCGATATTGCTACAGGAACTGGCAAGTGGGCTATTGATATGGGTGACAAGTTTCCCGAAGCCACTATCACAGGGATCGATCTTAGCCCAATTCAATTAGAATATGTTCCTCTAAACGTCAACTTTGttattgatgatgtcgagTTATCTTGGGATGATCCCGCTCGGTACGACTACGTCCACTGTCGACACGTGGGAGGTTGTATGCAAAACTTTTCACTCCTTATTAAACGGATATACGAACACCTAAAGTCCGAAGGATGGGTAGAATTTCATGAGCTCTCAATGGAATTCATGTCTACTGATAATAACAAAGCCGGCGTGGGTGAAGAACTTTCGGAACTTATACGGATTTTGAACGATGCATGCTCCAAAATGGGAAGAATTTTATATCCAATGCAGGATTTGGAAAGTCGGCTTTCAGAAGCTGGATTTAAACAGATTCAGCGACGGGATTTCTGGCTCCCAGTTGGTGATTGGCCAGATAATGAGCGGGATAGGAACATAGGACTTGCAGTGAAAGACTATTTGTGGGAGGGATTAGAAGCCATCACTGCTGTACCGTTGAGAGGGCATCTACAACTGTCGAAGGAGGAAACAGAGCTGCTGTGTGCGGGAGCGAGGAAGGACCTGATTGATAAGTTACTTGTTCGCTACGAATGCGTCATAGCGCAGAAGGGAACATAA